Part of the Nostoc sp. ATCC 53789 genome, TGATATTGAGCCTAAAGGCTTGACTTTCATACTTACAGGCATTTTTTAATTCGTTGAACTCAGGTTAAATTTAATGAATTCTTTCTCTAAGTAATTGTTCTTCCAAGGCAGCAATGCGATTGTATGCTGCTGTTAACTGCGCTGTTAGTCGTTGTATTTGAATTTCTGGTGTTATGTTATCTCCACTTTGACGATGCATATCTAGATAAATACCATCTGTTAGTACATCCTTGTGTTCCATTTCTGGATTTAAACTGATACGTCTGAGCTGATAGCCTCCAGCCGCACCATTTTCCTGATAATTATCCTTTGCTTGTGTATTGGCTATAGAACACTCTGAGAAAGTTTGAGTGACTTTAGCATCAAGTTGCTCAATTACTTGACAGAGGGCATCCAGTTTTTCGCTTAAAGTCAGGATCTGTTGCTGTAATAGCTCCATTTAATACCTTTATCCGTACATTTTCTATATGTTATTCAATTTACTCCCAACCTTAACGATACTTATGGATTATTTAAGTATTGATAACTTTTGGTGCAAATGTGACATTTAAATCATTATTTCTAAATGTAGGTAAAGATTGACTACAAGTACCACTAATGAAATTTATGGAGATAAATTCACTTTTAGGTAGTAATTTCCTGATAAAGTTGCTATTTTGAGTCAAATATTCCAAATTATCGGTATTAACCACAGAAAACTCCAATAATTTTCCAACTCCGCTTTTTCACCTAGTCAGCCTCTGGTGAATCTCTGCTTAATATTAGGTATAATCAAAAATTTTAAATCCAAAATCAATGGATCGACGGTCTTTTTTGCTAGGTACAAGCACACTGGCACTTTCACAACTGCTTTTTGGCTGTGGTGGAAACAGGCAGACGCAACTAAAAGTACAGTTATTAAAAGGTTCTATACCTGGTCAGGTGGTGAATCAGTTCCACAAAGGTTTGCAGCAACAGGTGCAGTTAAAGTTTGCCCCAGTCGAGCAGATAGAGGATTTATTTCAGCAATTACAAAATTGGCAGAAAAAACCAAAAGCTACCGATGAGCAAGGATGGAGTCGCTTTATACCCTTTAGGCAAGGTCAAAAAACGGCTGATGCAGACCTCGTGACATTGGGAGATTACTGGCTAAAAGCAGCTATTGAGCAGAAACTGATTCAACCACTTCAAGAGTTACAGGGAAACCAATTAAAGCAATGGTCTGCTTTAGATGAAAAGTGGAAAAAATTAGTAACACGCGACGACCAAGGTAACTTGGATACTCAAGGGAAGGTGTGGGGTGCGCCTTATCGGTGGGGTACCACGGTGATTGTTTATAACCGTGACAAGTTGCGAGAATTGGGTTGGACACCCAAAGATTGGAGTGATTTGTGGCGAGATGGAATGCAGCAACGCATTTCTCTACTTAATCAACCACGAGAAGTTATTGGTCTGGTCTTAAAGAAGCTAGGCAAATCTTACAATACAGAGAATCTTGACCAAGTACCAAACTTGGAAAAGGAATTACAGACATTAAACCAACAGGTGAAGTTCTACAGTTCCAATAACTACTTAGAACCTTTAATTGTGGGAGACACTTGGCTAGCGGTTGGTTGGTCAAGCGATGTACTGCAAGTTTTAGGACGTTATCCGCAACTTGGCGCAGTTATACCCCAGTCAGGAACAGCAATGTGGGCGGACTTGTGGGTGCGTCCCGCAGGTATTGATAAGGGTACTTTATCAGATCAATGGATTGATTTTTGTTGGCAACCAAGTACAGCTAAACAAATTTCGGTGCTGACTAAAAGTAATTCGCCAATTTCTACAAATATTGCCGCTTCCGACATCCAAGAACCATTACGGAGTTTGTTGCAGAGCGATCGCGAAGTTTTAGATAAAAGTGAATTTTTGCTTCCCTTACCGCCATCTGCCATAAAACAATACGAGTCTTTGTTCGCCAAAATGAAGGTTTAATTGGGCATTATGCGAATTAGGAGGTAAGGGCGATAATTTTTCCCTCTAACTCCTAACTATTTACTGGAGAGAACGCTGTAAGCCTATCTTGTTCTTAACAGTTGTTTGGATACTGCATAAAGCTGGACTTGTACTAAAGTTGCAAGTATAAGTTGCTAAGGGTTCCTTTTGATAGTTAAATACCCGGACGTTGTAACCAAAGTTTCGTGCAGCACTACCCAAGCGATTTACAAAGTCGTAGCGCTCTATATACTCTAGTAAGCTCCAAATTTGCTGATTTACGATCAAGTCTACTCTTGCAGCTTCCTTACCAGAAGCTGGATATGCTATCCAATTATCCAATAGCTTTCTCTCAGAGTTTTGTTGTGCCCACCATAAACTCGGAACAGTTAATCCTTGTGGATGAATTGTGTTAGCTGTGATTACATAGTCTTTTGGCTTGGTCAATAAATCTAGTTCTAAAGGCGCACTCGAAGGCGACGGTATCGCGCGGGTTTGCGCTAGCGAGGGCGACGGGATTAGTAAAGTGGTGAGGGCAATGGTTAGTAGTAATGAAAATGATGTTTGGCGATCGCTGCGCCAACACCTGCCGTAGGATTTCCAAGGGGCTGTAGGGCGATCGCACAATTTAGGTATATGCATAGCTGATACTAATTCGTAATTAAGGCATTAGTAAAAATTCGCACAATTTAAACTTTAATGGCAACGATGCGAATTATTCGATAGTCTGATGTTTAACTTCCTTGTTAATACAGCGTCGGCTTGAGATATTCCTCCACGACGCGAATTAATTGTATTTGTTGCTCACCGAAGAGAGCAGGGGAGGCAGGAGAAGAAGAGAAGCAGGGGGGGAAGAAAATACCTCTCCTGCTCAGAAGGGGTCTGAAGCTAGGCTGTTGACTTTGTTGGTTTTAAGGCAAAATTATTTCATGCAATAAAGATGTTCTTAAATGCTCCTAAAGCACTTTCCCAAGCTGGGTGTTCATAAAATGAATTATGAGCGCAATGCAGATACTCCCATAGGGCCACGAGTTACGCCCAATTGATTTTGCAGCTTCAACTCGCGCCATAGTTGGGAACCTGTAATTTCACCTTGCAATAATTGACGATAGCGATGTATTATTTTGGTCACTTGGCCAGGGGTTTCATTTACAAACTCGATACGAAAGTGACGTAATCCCAACTCTATGAGACGTTGTACGTACTCGGCTCCAGTTTGGGCTGTGCTGTTAAATACAGTGTTGCGACAACCTACATCTGCCTTGAGGACATGTTCGCTGCCTACACGATCTTTTAATTTTACTTCCTGCTTTTCACAAGGTCTTCCACAGTTAGTATGATCTGTACCTGTCGATAGAAAAGCACAGAATACGCAGTGTTCCATGTGGAACATCGGTATATGTTGATGGATTGTCACCTCAAACCACTGGGGTGGACAACTGGTGAGCAGGTCTTGTAGTTGGGCAATATTCAGGTCATAAGATGCCGTCAGCCGTTCTAAAGCAAAGCGTTGCTGAAAGTAGTCTGCCGTCAAGGGATTAGCAACGTTGAGCGAAAAATCTCCAATACAACGGTCTTGAGCAAAGAATTGCAATTGGTCATAGTTCCGTATCAGATAGCCATCTGCTTCACAGGCACGTACCTGCTGCAAAATCCAATTTTCACCCGGTTTAGTAATTCGGGGTGGTGCAACCCAGATTGTGGGGAGTGGTGAGTTATCAGTTAAAAGTGAAGAATTGTCTGCTTTGTTTTTTTGCTGTTGTTGGCGAACCATTTGCACCGCTTCTCGGTAGGCGCGGGGATCTTCAAATTCACAGTAAAGTGTTTCAATCCCAGCTTTGAGAGCGGCTTGGAGTTGCTTGAGGTTTCGTACTAAGACGATGAGTGAAGGAGATGTAGCTTTAGCTTCCCGCAGGGTAGGAGAAGAGGAAGATGAGGAGTG contains:
- a CDS encoding extracellular solute-binding protein, whose amino-acid sequence is MDRRSFLLGTSTLALSQLLFGCGGNRQTQLKVQLLKGSIPGQVVNQFHKGLQQQVQLKFAPVEQIEDLFQQLQNWQKKPKATDEQGWSRFIPFRQGQKTADADLVTLGDYWLKAAIEQKLIQPLQELQGNQLKQWSALDEKWKKLVTRDDQGNLDTQGKVWGAPYRWGTTVIVYNRDKLRELGWTPKDWSDLWRDGMQQRISLLNQPREVIGLVLKKLGKSYNTENLDQVPNLEKELQTLNQQVKFYSSNNYLEPLIVGDTWLAVGWSSDVLQVLGRYPQLGAVIPQSGTAMWADLWVRPAGIDKGTLSDQWIDFCWQPSTAKQISVLTKSNSPISTNIAASDIQEPLRSLLQSDREVLDKSEFLLPLPPSAIKQYESLFAKMKV